A window of Ananas comosus cultivar F153 linkage group 4, ASM154086v1, whole genome shotgun sequence contains these coding sequences:
- the LOC109708894 gene encoding uncharacterized protein LOC109708894 — MGDATPGPKTDPEYTDSASCISNLCSENPLAEDLRSSCNAKNTANTVPQVVATSASVSETVNVATPDDGFVHNGQVQALQKQSYDGATSDQNETVDIKEAAVCLDSTSLASLDATKQKCLTKCATFPFSNEIQDGALQDSAPTAGQSVAYERSISLPTSLKLVSAMKGGRAKDGTSPTTKFHVKWAPDVYDPPMTSMSHTAKKSYQQRSKPKKKNHKQKNKAKSSRGGANERKHLNGIGGTSLPRNTRLQAVGDSLLLDERGKSTAEVLEYAKESAAEVLDYAKESKCGSSFLREALAKMHFSTAEAS, encoded by the exons ATGGGCGACGCCACTCCTGGTCCCAAAACAGATCCAGAATATACTGACAGTGCATCATGCATATCTAACCTCTGCTCTGAGAATCCGCTTGCAGAGGATTTACGTAGTAGTTGCAATGCAAAGAACACCGCTAATACTGTTCCTCAAGTAGTTGCTACTTCTGCTTCTGTTAGTGAAACCGTCAATGTAGCCACACCAGATGATGGCTTTGTTCATAATGGGCAAGTTCAGGCCCTTCAAAAACAGTCCTATGATGGTGCAACTTCTGATCAGAACGAAACAGTTGATATAAAGGAAGCTGCAGTTTGCTTAGACTCTACTAGTTTGGCATCCTTGGATGCAACAAAGCAGAAATGTTTGACGAAGTGTGCAACTTTTCCTTTCTCTAACGAGATCCAGGATGGTGCACTACAAGATAGTGCGCCAACTGCAGGTCAAAGTGTTGCCTATGAACGATCAATATCTCTGCCT ACTTCTTTGAAGCTTGTTTCGGCCATGAAGGGGGGGCGCGCGAAAGATGGGACATCGCCAACTACGAAGTTTCATGTCAAGTGGGCCCCAGATGTATACGACCCACCTATGACTTCCATGTCACATACAGCAAAGAAGAGTTATCAACAACGTTCGAAGCCTAAGAAAAAGAATCACAAGCAGAAGAACAAGGCCAAGTCCTCTCGAGGAGGTGCTAATGAGAGGAAACATTTGAATGGTATTGGCGGAACGTCTCTTCCTCGGAATACAAG GTTGCAAGCTGTTGGAGACAGTTTACTATTGGATGAACGTGGCAAATCCACTGCAGAGGTGTTGGAGTATGCAAAAGAATCCGCAGCAGAGGTGTTGGATTATGCAAAAGAATCCAAGTGCGGAAGCAGCTTCCTGAGGGAAGCCCTCGCAAAAATGCATTTCTCCACTGCCGAGGCCTCTTAA
- the LOC109708897 gene encoding glycine-rich RNA-binding protein 6, mitochondrial produces the protein MALSSSTALLRLLRSSSSSIAQLRWPISSDRRSFSFLSDDDTSTNNLPPLTTPKLFVSGLSRLTTDEKLKEAFSPYGQLLEAKVITDRASGRSKGFGFVRYATIEEADKARHGMNAKFLDGWVIFVDPAKPREQKPPPAPQSEPPESGFRTNKTIGWCG, from the exons ATGgcgctctcctcctccaccgcgctccttcgcctcctccgatcgtcttcttcctcgaTCGCGCAGTTGAGGTGGCCGATCTCCTCCGATCGACGAagcttctccttcctctccgaCGACGATACGAGCACCAACAACCTCCCTCCCCTCACCACCCCGAAGCTATTCGTCAGTG GACTTTCAAGGTTAACAACAGATGAGAAGCTTAAAGAAGCATTTTCTCCTTACGGCCAACTTCTTGAAG CAAAAGTAATAACTGATCGAGCCTCTGGAAGGTCGAAGGGGTTCGGTTTTGTGAGATATGCAACCATTGAAGAGGCCGACAAGGCTCGGCATGGGATGAACGCGAAATTTCTCGATGGATGGGTTATTTTCGTTGATCCAGCTAAACCCAGGGAGCAGAAACCGCCTCCCGCACCCCAATCGGAGCCTCCTGAATCTGGTTTCAGGACGAACAAAACTATTGGATGGTGTGGTTGA
- the LOC109708900 gene encoding actin-depolymerizing factor 7-like isoform X2, translating into MANAASGMAVNDDCKLKFLDLKAKRTYRFIIYKIEEKLKQVVVEKLGEPTLGYEDFTASLPANECRYAVYDFDFVTEENCQKSKIFFIAWSPDTSRVRSKMLYASSKDRFKRELDGIQVELQATDPTEMGLDVIRGRAN; encoded by the exons ATG GCCAATGCTGCATCTGGAATGGCTGTGAATGATGATTGCAAGCTGAAATTCTTGGACCTGAAGGCGAAGCGAACCTACCGCTTCATAATTTATAAGATTGAGGAGAAGCTGAAGCAGGTCGTGGTGGAGAAGCTCGGCGAGCCGACTCTGGGCTACGAGGATTTCACCGCCAGCCTTCCTGCAAATGAATGCAGATACGCGGTTTATGACTTTGATTTCGTGACTGAAGAGAACTGCCAGAAGAGCAAGATCTTCTTCATTGCATG GTCCCCTGACACGTCGAGAGTGAGAAGTAAGATGCTTTATGCAAGCTCAAAGGACAGGTTCAAGAGGGAGTTGGACGGTATCCAGGTGGAGTTGCAAGCAACTGATCCTACTGAGATGGGCCTTGATGTCATTAGAGGCCGTGCCAACTGA
- the LOC109708900 gene encoding actin-depolymerizing factor 7-like isoform X1 produces MFLILQANAASGMAVNDDCKLKFLDLKAKRTYRFIIYKIEEKLKQVVVEKLGEPTLGYEDFTASLPANECRYAVYDFDFVTEENCQKSKIFFIAWSPDTSRVRSKMLYASSKDRFKRELDGIQVELQATDPTEMGLDVIRGRAN; encoded by the exons ATGTTTCTGATTTTACAGGCCAATGCTGCATCTGGAATGGCTGTGAATGATGATTGCAAGCTGAAATTCTTGGACCTGAAGGCGAAGCGAACCTACCGCTTCATAATTTATAAGATTGAGGAGAAGCTGAAGCAGGTCGTGGTGGAGAAGCTCGGCGAGCCGACTCTGGGCTACGAGGATTTCACCGCCAGCCTTCCTGCAAATGAATGCAGATACGCGGTTTATGACTTTGATTTCGTGACTGAAGAGAACTGCCAGAAGAGCAAGATCTTCTTCATTGCATG GTCCCCTGACACGTCGAGAGTGAGAAGTAAGATGCTTTATGCAAGCTCAAAGGACAGGTTCAAGAGGGAGTTGGACGGTATCCAGGTGGAGTTGCAAGCAACTGATCCTACTGAGATGGGCCTTGATGTCATTAGAGGCCGTGCCAACTGA
- the LOC109708892 gene encoding putative pentatricopeptide repeat-containing protein At5g59900, translating to MRSLRLPAPLPRSHHHHHHHHHHHRVSFFSRTLSTHHFSSFPSPSSSSSTSERDEGFVSILRSILHSNSKQTWRSSLSSPFVSARLAPSHVEALLLETLDDPRLAHRFFNHLALSHRFPHSPLSFAILAHAFLRLGPNWLAASLLQTLISTPISPSEAFNAVAKARDLCRFPSSRGFDFLIQAYIKDRRALDAFTVLRLSIGLELCPEARTVSDVMFLLAKIRRFGMAAKVFDDITEHGIRPDEFIYTAAIRAFCELKDLSKAKELVSQMEMNGVRSSVVPYNVLIYGLCKCFRVMEALEIKNSLKERGLEGDEVTYRTIAYGLCKVEDFNKAAEITREMLKLGFAPSEASCSSLIDGLRKNGKVEEAFDLVDQLSKVGVIPNLFAFNALLDSLCKSGRFDEAESLFAKMRVKGLAPNEVTYSILIHSLCRRGMMHDALQLFDRMREEGIEAGIYPYNSLINGYCRKGDLREAKGILKEMIDEGLAPNASTFASLIAAFCRKGALSSAMELHSQMHEKGISWNTHTFTALIGGFCQARKMEKAAKLFDEMIEINIMPNEVTYNVMIEGYCKIGDTKRAFELYDQMVNRGLRPDNYTFRSLIGGLCLNGRVSEAKEFADDLAKQPYVLNKISFSALLHGFCKEGRITEAYNVWNEMARRGLELDLVSFSILICGVLKQHNKVELHSLLREIAKKGLKPDNVLYTIIIEAYTKQGNITEALGFWDRMAKEGCAANAVTYTVLINSFCKEGLLTKAKLLCKEMLVSDFLPNEITYGCFLDHLSNEGDMDGALGLHSVMLRGHLANTVTFNILIKGFCKLGRIQDAIDLMANMNESGNFPDCITYSTLINEFCRVGDIKKAFRLWDEMLSKGLKPDIIAYNLFIHGCSANGEHNKAFALYDHMRKNWVQPNWTTYRALFHGTFLMGAKGGCPLLIE from the coding sequence ATGCGCTCGCTTCGTCTCCCTGCTCCTCTCCCCCgctcccaccaccaccaccaccaccaccaccaccaccaccgtgTCTCTTTCTTCTCTCGAACCCTCTCCACACACCATTTCTCCTCATTCCCTTCTCcttcctcgtcctcctccacctccgagCGCGACGAGGGCTTCGTCTCCATCCTCCGCTCCATTCTCCACTCAAACTCCAAGCAAACATGGcgctcctccctctcctcccccttCGTCTCCGCGCGCCTCGCCCCCTCCCACGTCGAGGCCCTCCTCCTCGAAACCCTAGACGACCCTCGCCTCGCCCACCGCTTCTTCAACCACCTTGCCCTCTCCCACCGCTTCCCACATTCCCCCCTCTCCTTCGCCATCCTTGCCCACGCCTTCCTCCGCCTCGGCCCCAATTGGCTCGCCGCCTCCCTCCTCCAAACCCTAATCTCCACGCCGATCTCGCCCTCCGAAGCCTTCAATGCCGTAGCAAAGGCCCGCGATCTATGCCGATTCCCCTCTTCCCGCGGTTTCGACTTCTTGATCCAGGCCTACATCAAGGATCGAAGAGCACTAGATGCATTTACGGTCCTTAGGCTTTCGATCGGATTGGAACTTTGTCCCGAGGCGAGGACGGTCAGCGACGTGATGTTCTTGCTTGCGAAGATCAGGCGGTTTGGCATGGCAGCGAAGGTGTTTGATGATATTACTGAGCACGGGATTCGTCCCGATGAGTTTATTTATACTGCAGCTATTAGGGCGTTTTGTGAATTGAAGGATTTGAGCAAGGCAAAAGAGTTGGTTTCGCAGATGGAGATGAATGGGGTTCGTTCTAGTGTTGTTCCTTACAATGTGCTGATATATGGCTTGTGCAAGTGTTTCCGGGTTATGGAGGCTCTCGAGATTAAAAACTCTTTGAAAGAAAGGGGATTGGAGGGTGATGAAGTGACCTATCGAACCATAGCGTATGGACTATGCAAAGTAGAGGACTTTAACAAGGCTGCTGAGATTACCAGAGAAATGCTTAAGTTAGGATTTGCTCCTTCTGAAGCTAGTTGCTCATCTCTGATTGATGGGCTTAGAAAGAATGGGAAGGTGGAAGAAGCTTTTGACTTGGTGGATCAATTGAGCAAAGTGGGTGTGATCCCAAACCTGTTTGCTTTCAATGCCTTGCTCGATTCTTTATGTAAAAGTGGTAGGTTTGACGAAGCCGAATCTCTGTTTGCTAAGATGAGAGTGAAAGGATTGGCTCCGAATGAGGTTACATATTCTATTCTGATTCATTCCCTGTGTAGGAGAGGAATGATGCACGACGCACTCCAGCTGTTTGATAGAATGAGAGAAGAAGGCATAGAAGCAGGTATTTATCCGTACAATTCCTTGATCAATGGATACTGTAGGAAGGGTGATTTGAGAGAAGCGAAGGGTATATTGAAGGAAATGATTGATGAAGGTTTAGCACCAAATGCATCAACTTTTGCTTCTTTGATAGCTGCTTTTTGCAGGAAAGGGGCTTTGTCTAGTGCTATGGAGCTCCACAGCCAAATGCATGAGAAGGGCATCTCATGGAATACTCATACTTTCACAGCACTCATTGGCGGCTTTTGCCAGGCTAGGAAGATGGAGAAAGCAGCTAAGTTGTTTGATGAAATGATTGAAATTAATATCATGCCGAATGAAGTGACTTACAATGTTATGATAGAAGGGTACTGCAAGATAGGAGACACAAAAAGGGCCTTCGAACTATACGATCAGATGGTGAATAGGGGGCTTCGACCAGATAATTATACTTTTAGGTCTTTGATTGGTGGTTTGTGCTTGAACGGTAGAGTATCTGAAGCTAAGGAATTTGCTGATGATTTGGCTAAGCAACCTTATGTGCTAAACAAAATAAGCTTTAGTGCACTTCTACATGGGTTTTGCAAAGAAGGAAGAATAACTGAAGCATACAATGTGTGGAATGAGATGGCAAGAAGAGGGCTGGAATTGGATCTTGTCAGctttagcattcttatatgTGGAGTTCTAAAGCAGCATAATAAGGTAGAGCTGCATTCACTATTGAGAGAGATTGCCAAGAAGGGTCTTAAGCCAGATAATGTGCTGTATACTATTATTATTGAGGCATATACTAAACAAGGAAATATAACCGAGGCTCTAGGCTTTTGGGATCGGATGGCCAAGGAGGGCTGTGCTGCAAATGCTGTGACATATACTGTCTTGATAAATAGCTTCTGCAAGGAAGGTCTTTTGACAAAAGCAAAGCTTCTTTGTAAAGAAATGTTAGTCAGCGACTTCCTTCCTAATGAAATTACTTACGGTTGTTTCCTTGACCATCTTTCTAATGAAGGAGATATGGACGGTGCTTTGGGTCTCCATTCAGTTATGCTTAGAGGGCATTTAGCCAATACAGTTACCTTTAATATATTGATCAAGGGTTTTTGTAAGCTCGGCAGAATACAGGATGCTATTGATCTTATGGCTAATATGAATGAAAGTGGTAATTTTCCCGACTGCATCACCTATTCAACACTTATAAATGAGTTTTGCAGGGTGGGTGATATAAAGAAAGCTTTTAGGCTGTGGGATGAGATGCTAAGTAAGGGGCTGAAACCTGATATAATAGCGTATAATCTTTTTATACATGGATGTAGTGCCAACGGCGAACATAACAAGGCTTTTGCGCTGTACGATCATATGAGAAAAAATTGGGTGCAGCCGAATTGGACGACATATAGAGCTCTATTCCATGGGACTTTTCTGATGGGTGCTAAAGGAGGCTGCCCACTGCTTATCGAATAA
- the LOC109708896 gene encoding probable histone H2B.1, whose translation MAPKGEKKPAEKKPAASDKAGEEKDKEKEKEKKAAEKAPAEKKPRAEKRLPSSSSAKEGGDAKGKRKKKAKKGTETYKIYIFKVLKQVHPDIGISSKAMSIMNSFINDIFEKLAQESSRLARYNKKPTVTSREIQTSVRLVLPGELAKHAVSEGTKAVTKFTSS comes from the coding sequence ATGGCGCCCAAGGGTGAGAAGAAGCCCGCGGAGAAGAAGCCCGCGGCGTCCGATAAGGCCGGGGAGGAGAAGGataaggagaaggagaaggagaagaaggcggCGGAGAAGGCCCCCGCGGAGAAGAAGCCGAGGGCGGAGAAGCGCTTgccctcgtcgtcgtcggcgaagGAGGGGGGCGACGCGAAGggtaagaggaagaagaaggcgaaGAAGGGGACGGAGACGTACAAGATCTACATCTTCAAGGTGCTGAAGCAGGTCCACCCCGACATCGGCATCTCGAGCAAGGCCATGAGCATCATGAACTCCTTCATCAACGACATCTTCGAGAAGCTCGCCCAGGAGTCCTCTCGCCTCGCCCGCTACAACAAGAAGCCCACCGTCACCTCCCGCGAGATCCAAACCTCCGTGCGCCTCGTCCTCCCCGGCGAGCTCGCCAAGCACGCCGTCTCCGAGGGCACCAAGGCCGTCACCAAGTTCACGAGCTCGTAA